Below is a genomic region from Bacillus mycoides.
GTCAGTTAATATTTTTACCCCCTGTACATTCGTATACTGTTGAAAGCTTTTTTGAGATTGTTCTGCCAATGACTTTACAATTTCTTTCACGATTTTAGGATCCGAATCTTTTACTGTAACAGTAACAATTTGTGAGTTGTCCGTATTCAACACCGAAATTTTTTGTGCTAATTCATAACTTGATTGTTCTAATTTCAAAGTGTTTCTTACTGTCGAAATAATAAGTGGACTTTTTAAAATGTCAACAAACGATGTTACAAGTTGCTTATTTTCTTGTGTTTTATTCGCTGTATTTTCCTTATTAAACTCATCTAAATTTCCAACAAGAATTTGCGCTGAATATTGATACGAAGGCTTTAGCACATACATAGAAATAAGAACTAGAGAAACGGTTAAACAACACATCGTCAAAATGATCGTTACGAATCTCCTTTTCAATAACTGTTGAAAATCTTTTATACTCATTTCTTGCTTCAATTATTTCACCGCCTTTGTCTGAATAACATCCTG
It encodes:
- a CDS encoding YveK family protein translates to MKQEMSIKDFQQLLKRRFVTIILTMCCLTVSLVLISMYVLKPSYQYSAQILVGNLDEFNKENTANKTQENKQLVTSFVDILKSPLIISTVRNTLKLEQSSYELAQKISVLNTDNSQIVTVTVKDSDPKIVKEIVKSLAEQSQKSFQQYTNVQGVKILTDRELQEEAEKLFPKFQLIIPISLIVSFFVGVGLAVFRDYFDERIYVEQDLEKITTVSVIGHINMKPKRKKKPTEVDKQSSIYRGEHVDV